GTGGCAAGCACCGGATCAGCGGCGCCTCGGGCGAGGCCGAGATCGCCCGGCTGCGCGCCCAGATGGCCCGCGTGCTGCATGACCGCGATACGGCGGATGCGCCGCTGTCGCCCAACTGGCGCGGGGTCGAGGCCAAGGACGAGGATCGCAAGTTCATCGTCCCGATCTGGTCGCTGGCCTTGATGGCCATCGCCCTGACCACCGCCATCTATGTCGGCCTGTCGCTGCGGCTCTCGGGGCGCGGCGAGGACCTGTTCACGCTGGCGGGCGTGCTGCCGCCACCCGAACGCACCGCGATCTTCCGCCCGGCCATCGGCACGCCGGACGCGCCGCCGCTGGCCGCCAACCCGCTGCTGTTCGAGCTGCTGCCGCTGTTTGCCGAGGCCGCGCCCAAGGACACCGCAGCCGCGCTGACCGGGCGCGAGGATGTCTCGATCGCCGTGGTCGTGGTGCAATCCACCAATCCCGAGCTGTTCCAGTCGGCCAAGGCCAATATCAACGACAGCTATGGCCCGCTGGTCGCCTCGATTGCCGGGGTCATCACCGAAAATGCCGAGCTGATCGGCTCGGTGCGCGTGGTCGGCCATACCGACAGTGTGCCGGTGCAGACCGCGAACCCGTTCAAGTCGAACCAGGGGCTCAGCGAGGCGCGGGCCAAGGTGATCGCCGATCTTCTGGTCGCGGCGGGGGTGCCGGCGGGGCTGATCACCTCTGAGGGCAAGGCCGCCACCGAATCCATCGCCGACAATGCCACCCGCGAGGGCCGGGCGCGCAATCGCCGGGTCGAGATCATCCTGCAGAAGAAGGTCTAGGTGATGGCCGTCCTGAAGAAAATCCTGGGCTTCCTGTTCTCGCGCTTTCTGTGGACGCTGATCGGGGTCACCATCCTCTGCGTGCTGATCTGGCTTTACGGCCCGCTGATCTCGTTCGGCGAGATGCAGCCGCTGGCCTCGGACCTGACGCGGATCATCGTCATCGGGGTCATCATCATCCTGTGGCTGCTGTCGATGCTGCTGCGCCAGATGCGCGCGGCGCGGGCCAACCGTGTCTTCGTGCAGGAACTGGCCGCCCCGCCGCCCGAGGCGAAGCGCGGTCCGGGCGACGAGAACCTGGCCGAGGTGCAGAGCAAGTTCCAGGGCGTGCTGGAGCAGATGAAACGCTCCAAGCTCGGCAGCCGCAAGTTCCTGCGCGACATGCCCTGGTACGTGATCATCGGCCCGCCCGGCACCGGCAAGACCACGGCGCTGCGCCAGTCGGGCCTGCATTTCCCCATCGACCTCAGCGACGATCTGAAGGGCGTCGGCGGCACGCGCAATTGCGATTGGTTCTTTACCGAGGACGCGGTGCTGATCGACACCGCCGGCCGCTATGTCGAACAGCAATCCGACCCCGAGGTGGACGCCGCCGAGTGGAAGGGCTTCATGGACCTGCTGGTCAGGCATCGCGGGCGGCGGGCGCTGAACGGGGTGATCCTGACGCTGTCGGTGCAGGAACTGGCGGGCGATGACAGCTCGATCCGCGACCATGGGCGCGAGATCAGGAAGCGGCTGGCCGAGCTGCGCGAGCAGACCGGGCTGAAACTGCCGGTCTACCTGATGATCACCAAGGCCGACCTGATCCCCGGGTTCGAGGAATTCTTTGGCGACCTGAATTCCCGCGACCGCGAGCAGGTCTGGGGCGCGACCCTTGGCACCGCCGACCGCATCGACGGGCTGACGGTGGATCGCGAGATGCAGGCCCTGCAGGCGGCGCTGGAAACCCGGCTGGTGGACCGCATCGCCGACGACTTGCCGCTGCCGCAGCGCGCCGCGATCTTCCGCTTTCCCGCGCAGCTCGACCAACTGACCGCGCCGCTCAAGGTGCTGATCGAGGCGGCCTTCGGCGAAAGCCGCTACGAGGAAAGCCCCTGGCTGCGCGGCATCTACCTGACCTCGGCCACGCAGGAAGGTTCCCCCATCGACCAGATGCTGGTGGGGATCTCGGGCTCTCTCGGCCTCTCCGCGCCGGTGCCGGAACAGCGCCGCCATGGCGAGAAGCGCAGCTTCTTCCTGCGCAACCTGCTGACCGAACTGATCTTCCCCGAGGCCGGGCTGGGCCGTTTCGACCCCCGCGCCGAGGAACGCCGGCGCTGGCTGTGGCGCGGTGCGCTGGCGGCTTCGGCGGCAGCGGTGGTGCTGCTCGGCACGCTGTTCCTGTTTTCCTTCCTGCGCTGGACCGGCGCGCTTGGCGACCAGGAGCGGCAATTGACCGACCTGACCGCGCGGCTGGCCAATGTCGCCGCGCGCGAGGCACCGACCGATCCGCTGGACCTGAACCTCGCGCTCGAGGCCGCCAATGCCACCGCGCTGGCCGCCACCCCGGCCCCCGAAGGCCCGCTGACGCTGGCCGGTCCCGGCGCCCTGCCCGAGCTGAACCAGATCCATACCATCGCCTATGACCGCACCTTGCGGAACATCCTTGAACCGCGCATGGTCGCGATGGTCGAGGCGACCATGTGGCGCCACAGCCGCGACCCGGAATTCCTGCTGGACGCGCTGAAAGCCTATCAGATGCTGACCGGGCAGGCGCCCTATGATGCCGAATTCCTGTCGAACTGGTGGCAGGTGGCCTTGCCGGAATATGCCCCCATCGACCCCTTCCCGACCGAGGAAAGCCTGGACCACCAGCTGGCCGCGCTGGACCGGATGCGCTCCGAGGAAGCCAAGATCGAACCCGACGCGCAACTGGTCTCGGTGGCGCTGCAAAGCATCTGCACCATTCCGCTGGCAGTCCGCGCCTATCGCAGCCTCTTGTCCAACCCGACGGTGGCCGGCCTGCCGGAATGGGTTCCGGCCGAAGAAACCGGCCCGAACGGCGCCCGCGTGCTGACCCGGCTGTCGGAAAAGACCCTGCGCGACGGGCTGCCCGGGGCCTTCACCTATGACGGCTTCCACAGCACCGTCCTGCCGCTGCTGCCCGAGGTGGCGGCGCAGGCGGCGCTGGACCGGGCGGTCTTTGCCGGCGGCTGCAACGAGAATGCCGAAGCCTCGGAGGAAAAGCTGCAGGCCGATATCCTGAAGCTCTATTACGACGATTTCATCGCCCAGTGGGATGGCTTCCTGCGCGACATCCGGCTGACCCCGATCACCGACCTGACCGATGCGCAAAGCAATCTGAAGGACCTGTCCTCCGCCGACAGCGCGTTGAAACGCCTGCTGCTTTCGGTCGTGGCCGAGACCGACCTGACCCGCCCGCCCGAAACGCCCGAGGCCGAAGGCGGCGACAACGCGGCGGCGGAAAAGGCCGGGATGAAGGCGGTGTCAAAGCTGGGCCGTATCGGCAAGCTGGTCAAGACCGGCGTCAGGATCGCCGGCAGCGGCGGCGATGCGGCGGCAGAACCACCACCCCCGCCGGGCCTGCCGGTCTCGGAGCATTTCATCCCCATCCGCAGCACCGTGCAAGAAGTCGACGGCGCACCGCCGCTGCTGGATGATGCCGTGGCCGCGCTGGCGGCGCTGTCGAACGAGTTGCAAACCGTCGCCGCCAGCCCCGATCCGCAATCGGCGCTGCTGGCGCGCGGCGGGTTGCCGCAGCTGACCGGCACCATCGCGAACGAGGCGACGCGCCTGCCCGACCCGATCGACAAATGGGTGGCGGGCATCGCCGGCGACACGATCAGCGTCACCCGCGAGGCCGTCATCGCCCAGTTGAACGCGCGCTGGCGGGCCGATGTGCTGCCCTTCTGCCGCTCGGCCACGGGCGGGCGCTATCCCTTTGACCAAGGCTCGGCCATCGACGTGAACACGCAGGATTTCCAGCGCCTGTTCGGGCCGGGCGGGCTGATCGACGGCTTCGTCAACGACAACCTTGCCGCCTATGTCGACAGCACCGTGAGGCCGTGGAAATGGCGGGCCGATTTCGGACTGGACGCCAGCCTGCTCGCCCCGTTCGAGCGGGCGCGCTCGATGCGCGATGCCCTTTTCCCCGGTGGCTCGGGTCCGGTCATGGCCTTTACCCTGCAGGCGACCGACCTCTCGGCCAATGCCAGCCGGGTGACGCTGAACGTGGATGGCCAGGTGCTGACCTATTTCAACGCCGCCACCCGGCCCGAACCGATGACCTGGCCCGGCCGCGACGGCACCAACATGATCACCCTCAGCTTCGCGCCGGTCGATGGCACCTCCGAGATCATCAGCTCGGAAAGCGGCAGCTGGGCGTTCCTGCGGCTGATCCGGGGCGGGGCGCTGTCGAAGACCGCGCAGCCCGATGTCTTCGCGCTTCGCCTGTCGGCGCGGGGCTTTTCCTCCAGCTTCGACCTGCGCGCCAATTCGGTCGAGAACCCCTTCGACCTGACCATGTTCTCGGGCTTCAGCTGCCCGGTCGGGTTCTAGGGGCGTGGCGACCGGGTTCTTCGGCAAGCTGCCCGCGCGCGGCGATTTCGTGACGCGCGGCCTCCCGCCCGGCGCCCGCCCAATGGTCGATCGCTGGCTGACCCGGATGCTGGCGCCGCTGGCCCGGCAGCCGGAGGACTGGCCCGCCGGGGGGTTCCGGGCGCTGCTGGGCCATGGCGATGAGGCGCTGGCGCTGCTGATCCTGCCAAGCCGTGACACCTCGGGCCGCGAATTTCCACTGGCCGCCGTCAGCCCGGCCACCGCCGCCGGGCAGGCCGAGATCGACCACTGGGCCGATCAGGCGC
This region of Paracoccus zhejiangensis genomic DNA includes:
- the tssM gene encoding type VI secretion system membrane subunit TssM — protein: MAVLKKILGFLFSRFLWTLIGVTILCVLIWLYGPLISFGEMQPLASDLTRIIVIGVIIILWLLSMLLRQMRAARANRVFVQELAAPPPEAKRGPGDENLAEVQSKFQGVLEQMKRSKLGSRKFLRDMPWYVIIGPPGTGKTTALRQSGLHFPIDLSDDLKGVGGTRNCDWFFTEDAVLIDTAGRYVEQQSDPEVDAAEWKGFMDLLVRHRGRRALNGVILTLSVQELAGDDSSIRDHGREIRKRLAELREQTGLKLPVYLMITKADLIPGFEEFFGDLNSRDREQVWGATLGTADRIDGLTVDREMQALQAALETRLVDRIADDLPLPQRAAIFRFPAQLDQLTAPLKVLIEAAFGESRYEESPWLRGIYLTSATQEGSPIDQMLVGISGSLGLSAPVPEQRRHGEKRSFFLRNLLTELIFPEAGLGRFDPRAEERRRWLWRGALAASAAAVVLLGTLFLFSFLRWTGALGDQERQLTDLTARLANVAAREAPTDPLDLNLALEAANATALAATPAPEGPLTLAGPGALPELNQIHTIAYDRTLRNILEPRMVAMVEATMWRHSRDPEFLLDALKAYQMLTGQAPYDAEFLSNWWQVALPEYAPIDPFPTEESLDHQLAALDRMRSEEAKIEPDAQLVSVALQSICTIPLAVRAYRSLLSNPTVAGLPEWVPAEETGPNGARVLTRLSEKTLRDGLPGAFTYDGFHSTVLPLLPEVAAQAALDRAVFAGGCNENAEASEEKLQADILKLYYDDFIAQWDGFLRDIRLTPITDLTDAQSNLKDLSSADSALKRLLLSVVAETDLTRPPETPEAEGGDNAAAEKAGMKAVSKLGRIGKLVKTGVRIAGSGGDAAAEPPPPPGLPVSEHFIPIRSTVQEVDGAPPLLDDAVAALAALSNELQTVAASPDPQSALLARGGLPQLTGTIANEATRLPDPIDKWVAGIAGDTISVTREAVIAQLNARWRADVLPFCRSATGGRYPFDQGSAIDVNTQDFQRLFGPGGLIDGFVNDNLAAYVDSTVRPWKWRADFGLDASLLAPFERARSMRDALFPGGSGPVMAFTLQATDLSANASRVTLNVDGQVLTYFNAATRPEPMTWPGRDGTNMITLSFAPVDGTSEIISSESGSWAFLRLIRGGALSKTAQPDVFALRLSARGFSSSFDLRANSVENPFDLTMFSGFSCPVGF
- the icmH gene encoding type IVB secretion system protein IcmH/DotU; this encodes MTNDDPFGLDADAGRTRVRPRRAGGEARPATPADAARGAPLRTVRASDNPLVRAFAALLGIAPELQRAVAPDNPDVLRTRLQDNLTHARDAAVTLGVPLTRADQGAWFVGALLDDVAINTPWGSASGWPRQPLVASMYGNVDSGSRFYDLAEELLRYPERDPQLLELVFLCLSLGFRGKHRISGASGEAEIARLRAQMARVLHDRDTADAPLSPNWRGVEAKDEDRKFIVPIWSLALMAIALTTAIYVGLSLRLSGRGEDLFTLAGVLPPPERTAIFRPAIGTPDAPPLAANPLLFELLPLFAEAAPKDTAAALTGREDVSIAVVVVQSTNPELFQSAKANINDSYGPLVASIAGVITENAELIGSVRVVGHTDSVPVQTANPFKSNQGLSEARAKVIADLLVAAGVPAGLITSEGKAATESIADNATREGRARNRRVEIILQKKV
- the tagF gene encoding type VI secretion system-associated protein TagF encodes the protein MATGFFGKLPARGDFVTRGLPPGARPMVDRWLTRMLAPLARQPEDWPAGGFRALLGHGDEALALLILPSRDTSGREFPLAAVSPATAAGQAEIDHWADQALTALDRACRGDLDADDLAAVLDPLAVAAGQTALTPPLIWAVGQPPTEPVAVSSG